In the Astatotilapia calliptera chromosome 5, fAstCal1.2, whole genome shotgun sequence genome, one interval contains:
- the LOC113021857 gene encoding selection and upkeep of intraepithelial T-cells protein 3-like isoform X2, giving the protein MELLSLLFMSSCFLTLSGLTFGDQSGTSVIVREGDYAILPCSLGTNENIEDVRFVWTKNGTEKEVYIHDTGVNHSPALPGRVLHFRDDLKHGNASIKINYVQLEDRGIYTCNFPTRGKTFRIKLVVEPVLKVRNDPEAAEPHVTSHDQTNVGVLLQCDVKNAHPKPTVEWWDSNNQIPSEKPQVSEQGGRFNITLKATVEKSGRYRCVATQKEINHQAQKEINVHIYETNKKESSEPSAQELKPNAEQTV; this is encoded by the exons ATGGAGCTTCTATCACTTCTCTTTATGAGCTCCTGCTTCCTGACTTTGTCCGGACTGACGTTTGGTGATCAATCCG GGACATCTGTGATTGTGAGAGAAGGTGATTATGCCATTTTACCCTGTTCCCTCGGCACCAATGAGAACATTGAGGATGTGCGGTTTGTGTGGACGAAGAATGGAACTGAAAAGGAGGTGTATATACATGATACTGGGGTGAATCATAGTCCTGCCCTCCCAGGTCGAGTCTTACATTTTCGAGATGATCTGAAGCACGGCAACGCCtccataaaaataaattatgttcAGCTGGAGGACAGAGGAATCTACACCTGTAACTTTCCAACCAGAGGAAAAACATTCAGGATTAAGCTTGTTGTTG agCCCGTATTAAAGGTCCGGAACGACCCAG AAGCAGCAGAGCCTCATGTCACAAGTCATGATCAAACAAATGTCGGGGTGCTGCTTCAGTGTGATGTTAAGAATGCTCATCCCAAACCTACAGTGGAGTGGTGGGACAGTAACAATCAAATTCCTTCTGAGAAGCCACAGGTCTCTGAACAAGGAGGTCGCTTCAACATCACCCTCAAAGCTACTGTGGAAAAAAGTGGCCGCTATCGCTGTGTCGCCACACAGAAGGAAATCAACCATCAGGCACAAAAGGAAATCAATGTACATATTTATG